A genomic window from Mesorhizobium sp. 131-2-1 includes:
- a CDS encoding FAD-dependent oxidoreductase yields the protein MAPSVSPIIVARRDQMFPILAEADIERMRRFGEASFYAAGEQIVTAGDVSPGLIVILSGKVDITQAGGLSPREAIISYGPGNFIGELAQLSSRPSLINAAAAEPVEAFVIPSQRLRDLMVQEANLGERIMRALILRRVGLLESGISGPIIIGPPGNGDVLRLQGFLTRSGLPHRALDSDTDPCAKTLIERFHVDPHHLPIVLCPNGKLLHNPGENELARCVGLLRPVDAGKIYDVAIVGAGPAGLAAAVYAASEGLSTIVLDCRAFGGQAGASARIENYLGFPTGITGMALMARAYNQAQKFGVEMVIPDEAKLLSAADDGARYRLDVGDGETVRTRTVVIASGARYRRLDIANLAQFEGTSVHYWASPIEARLCRDQEVALVGAGNSAGQAAVFLASQVRKVTLLARRGSLNETMSRYLVERIEAQPNIEVLTGTEIAALEGHEGNLEQVRWRNRATGAETTRPIRHLFLFIGADPNTDWLAKCNVALDAKGFVRTGAEVAQGHGQMETSRSGVFAIGDVRCGSIKRVAAAVGEGAQVVAALHAYLARDSGNGAESNSRKTG from the coding sequence ATGGCCCCGTCCGTTAGCCCGATCATCGTCGCCCGCCGTGACCAGATGTTTCCCATCCTGGCCGAGGCTGACATCGAGCGCATGCGGCGGTTCGGCGAGGCCAGCTTCTATGCCGCCGGCGAACAGATCGTCACGGCCGGCGACGTGTCGCCCGGCCTGATCGTCATCCTGTCCGGCAAGGTCGACATCACGCAGGCCGGCGGGCTCAGCCCGCGCGAGGCGATTATATCCTACGGCCCGGGCAACTTCATCGGCGAGCTGGCGCAGCTTTCGAGCCGCCCGTCGCTGATCAATGCGGCGGCGGCCGAGCCGGTCGAGGCCTTCGTCATCCCCTCGCAACGGCTGCGCGACCTGATGGTGCAGGAGGCAAATCTCGGCGAGCGGATCATGCGCGCGCTGATCCTGCGCCGTGTCGGCCTGCTGGAGAGCGGCATCAGCGGGCCGATCATCATCGGCCCGCCCGGCAATGGCGATGTGCTTCGGCTGCAGGGCTTTCTCACCCGCAGCGGCCTGCCGCACCGGGCGCTCGATTCCGACACCGACCCTTGCGCCAAGACGCTGATCGAGCGTTTTCACGTCGACCCGCATCATTTGCCGATCGTGCTTTGTCCGAACGGCAAGCTGCTGCACAATCCGGGCGAGAACGAGCTCGCCCGCTGCGTCGGCCTGCTGCGGCCGGTCGATGCCGGAAAGATCTACGACGTGGCGATCGTCGGCGCCGGACCGGCGGGACTGGCCGCCGCCGTCTATGCGGCCTCCGAAGGGCTGTCGACGATCGTGCTCGACTGCCGCGCCTTTGGCGGGCAGGCTGGCGCCTCCGCGCGCATCGAGAACTATCTCGGTTTCCCGACCGGCATCACCGGCATGGCGCTGATGGCGCGCGCCTACAACCAGGCGCAGAAATTCGGTGTCGAGATGGTCATCCCCGACGAGGCCAAGCTGCTCAGCGCCGCCGATGACGGTGCCCGCTACAGGCTCGATGTCGGCGACGGCGAGACGGTGCGCACGCGCACGGTGGTGATCGCGAGCGGCGCGCGCTACCGCCGCCTCGACATCGCCAATCTGGCGCAGTTCGAGGGCACGTCCGTGCATTATTGGGCGTCGCCGATCGAGGCCCGGCTTTGCCGGGATCAGGAGGTGGCGCTGGTCGGCGCCGGCAATTCGGCTGGCCAGGCGGCGGTCTTCCTGGCCAGCCAGGTGCGTAAGGTGACGCTGCTGGCGCGCCGGGGCAGTCTCAACGAGACCATGTCGCGCTATCTGGTCGAGCGCATCGAGGCGCAGCCGAACATCGAGGTGCTGACCGGGACCGAGATCGCGGCGCTGGAAGGCCACGAGGGCAACCTTGAGCAAGTGCGCTGGCGCAACCGCGCGACCGGCGCGGAGACCACGCGGCCGATCCGCCATCTCTTCCTGTTCATCGGCGCCGACCCGAATACGGACTGGCTGGCGAAATGCAACGTGGCGCTGGACGCCAAGGGTTTTGTCCGGACCGGAGCGGAGGTGGCACAGGGACATGGCCAGATGGAAACGAGCCGCAGCGGCGTGTTTGCCATCGGCGACGTTCGCTGCGGCTCGATCAAGCGCGTCGCGGCAGCCGTCGGCGAAGGCGCCCAGGTGGTGGCGGCGCTGCATGCCTATCTTGCGCGAGACAGCGGCAACGGCGCTGAAAGCAACTCCAGGAAAACCGGGTAG
- a CDS encoding UBP-type zinc finger domain-containing protein: MDECRHTSDIKDVTPSALGCEECLKSGSWWVHLRLCRTCGHVGCCDDSPNRHATKHFHATSHPVIEGYDPPEGWAWCYVDEVFIDLGERTTPQNGPIPKFV, encoded by the coding sequence ATGGATGAATGCAGGCATACGAGCGACATCAAGGACGTGACGCCGAGCGCGCTCGGCTGCGAGGAGTGCCTGAAGAGCGGATCCTGGTGGGTGCATCTCAGGCTCTGCCGCACCTGCGGCCATGTCGGCTGCTGCGACGACTCGCCCAACCGCCACGCCACCAAGCATTTCCATGCCACCAGCCATCCGGTCATCGAGGGCTACGATCCGCCGGAAGGCTGGGCCTGGTGCTATGTCGACGAGGTGTTCATCGACCTCGGCGAGCGCACGACACCGCAGAACGGCCCGATCCCAAAGTTTGTTTGA